Proteins from a genomic interval of Rhizobium rhododendri:
- a CDS encoding methyltransferase domain-containing protein, producing the protein MNKPPIYSCGRYLEGAAIETASVRETIVRDSLNAGILATSKGPIFGEKVFYLYRGKRHWVPSGEWIKQNGFEFPRDVKIIPDEQLLTYLPGQPAALTFSNDELENAKITNVGEAREAAASQLDGIGLEIGPGGSPFPVPLRCHLQYGDMYTYTELLSHAYDGQELHDIVAPTLKTDLDTLAGVFDESLDFIVACHVIEHTRNPIGAISNAYRKLRDGGHLVLVIPDKERTFDRARDVTALDHLIADFVAPDHTRERDKQHYEEFFLKADGFLKEGEDPKQRALQEWESQYSIHFHTWTYNSFGDMVDWLRSNSAPFKKVWSQSALPDGIEFYYTMKK; encoded by the coding sequence TTGAACAAGCCACCAATTTACAGCTGCGGCCGCTACCTGGAGGGCGCAGCAATAGAAACAGCAAGTGTAAGAGAAACAATCGTGCGCGACTCATTGAATGCTGGCATCCTAGCAACCTCCAAAGGACCTATCTTTGGCGAAAAGGTTTTCTATTTGTATCGAGGAAAACGCCATTGGGTGCCGAGCGGAGAATGGATAAAGCAAAATGGGTTCGAGTTCCCACGAGATGTCAAAATAATCCCCGACGAGCAGTTGCTAACGTATTTGCCGGGCCAGCCGGCTGCACTCACGTTCAGCAACGACGAACTAGAGAATGCAAAGATAACAAATGTTGGTGAGGCCCGCGAAGCCGCGGCATCGCAGCTCGACGGTATCGGGTTGGAAATAGGGCCCGGGGGGAGCCCATTTCCAGTTCCGCTACGATGCCACCTTCAATATGGTGATATGTACACATACACTGAGCTTCTATCGCATGCGTACGACGGTCAAGAACTTCACGATATTGTTGCACCTACATTAAAGACCGATTTGGACACCCTCGCCGGAGTGTTTGACGAAAGCCTTGATTTCATAGTTGCTTGCCATGTGATAGAACACACCCGCAACCCGATTGGCGCCATCTCCAATGCGTACCGTAAGCTCAGGGATGGCGGACATCTCGTTTTAGTGATCCCTGATAAAGAGAGGACTTTCGACAGGGCGAGAGATGTGACTGCACTTGACCACCTCATCGCGGATTTCGTAGCGCCCGACCACACGCGGGAGCGTGACAAGCAACATTATGAAGAATTTTTCCTAAAGGCTGATGGTTTCCTTAAAGAGGGCGAGGATCCCAAGCAACGCGCTCTTCAAGAGTGGGAAAGTCAATATTCAATTCACTTTCATACGTGGACCTATAATAGCTTTGGCGATATGGTAGATTGGCTACGATCAAATTCTGCGCCTTTTAAGAAGGTCTGGTCGCAAAGTGCGCTCCCAGATGGGATTGAATTTTACTATACAATGAAGAAGTAA
- a CDS encoding glycosyltransferase, with translation MSDLEGRTLGEVFVSHSENVSDKWEHYPAVYGRELGALVTAGRPIRLLEIGVQNGGSLQIWRDFLPAGSEIVGVEIDVRAAELSLGEHIVVHVADATDKDALQNALKDQRFDVIVDDGSHLSSHMIATFRLCFDRVNAGGVYIIEDVHCSYLRSHGGGLEADGSAVEYFKKLADAVNVDHFEPGDESTLSEAELAATIALGHTISNISFYDSIIVVRKAESHREAPYSRVLTGSTSPLANIKDYLHLLPLNQLRTMLLSGSTFQRLSLNMLEVISSAREELGSSKEHNRQLEGNLQQLESAVELLRSENEKYEAELNKKQVELDAVRFDLEKRLGETKDVLREKHRLEESNAQIRDKMAEIERDYAASAQQLVTLRDSTLWKMLDPVRSAINSTPRWVRPVGRVFAKAVWWTVTGQIIRRMKMWRESRIRLQNAMDHTTTTAHLSTDGAAFDLPDTYTTWRLFNDVDRSTLVCQPRAARCFAVQPLFSVLVPVYRTPVDVFSAMVESVQRQTYEKWELCLVIVDEDVVTKELIQKARDFSTKDTRIKLYLTKENAGISGNSNAALSIADGEWAVLLDHDDLLTPDALFEFGKAINANPDAGFIYSDKDNISSDGKKRFGPLLKPKWSPETMLNANYLTHLCAMRTAVLRKIGGWDTATDGAQDWDIFLRVISDGGTVVHVPRILYHWRWLETSVSAGGFDAKPYAANGQLRALDKYLPIAGWPGAQAKFEGAYIRIVWDSANNPAVTVIYVNNDNLRSDYRFKGVQSIYVDGTHTNLANAIDDAIASATSEVILLLDSNFRPEDSASMQEMTAPLANHAIAIVAGRVLDTEDRVVDYGCFIENGTAFPAFRGENRNYYGPAGAVGWYRNAAAAPGGALAFRKTTWSKLGGFSAFADSDRPDLAFTLAASSKKLGRILLNPFALFRSASGASVFEKNPQTSGNKDYLRSMLPDGDQYLNPQLEAAEVGAPTLRLPKANIKKPAHDFTAEAQGVAGWFDATKQDIANSIAACNEEPAGLVKRVIWIIPEFEVPFYGGINTILRSAEHMRTHHGVAVAFAVLGGPSADVMRSRISRAFPNLAAASEIFNLQSTEGVDLGHADAAICTLWTTAYALLRLKNVRRKFYFVQDWEPLFYPGGTLSQVVEATYRFGFHAIANTPSLAESYIQLGGRGDFFMPSVDTSIFHANGRPARKEGEPFVLASYTRPGTPRNCFEALTEGMRLLKRSYGDNIEIVTAGANWDPTHFGLGGVVRNLGLLPYEETGQLYRAVDAGLVAMASRHPSYLPFEWMACGAAVVTNRNSYTEWLFRDGENSLLCEMTRSDIFETVSQLVDNVELRDTIADNALVDIRDRHSDWSISCERVFEVICEVCSGND, from the coding sequence ATGAGTGATTTAGAAGGCCGGACTCTAGGAGAGGTATTCGTGTCTCATTCTGAGAATGTCTCGGATAAATGGGAGCATTATCCTGCCGTGTATGGTCGTGAACTGGGAGCGTTGGTCACCGCCGGCAGACCGATCCGCCTTCTTGAAATTGGGGTACAAAATGGCGGGTCACTTCAAATCTGGAGAGATTTCCTTCCCGCAGGATCCGAAATCGTTGGTGTCGAGATAGACGTCAGGGCGGCAGAATTGTCGCTAGGCGAGCACATCGTTGTACATGTCGCTGATGCGACCGACAAGGACGCTCTCCAAAATGCTTTAAAAGACCAGAGATTTGACGTAATCGTCGACGATGGATCGCATCTTTCGAGCCACATGATAGCGACCTTCCGACTTTGCTTCGATCGTGTTAATGCAGGTGGCGTTTATATCATTGAAGATGTCCACTGCAGCTACTTGCGAAGCCATGGCGGCGGCCTAGAAGCAGATGGCTCAGCCGTGGAATATTTCAAGAAATTAGCGGACGCGGTGAATGTCGACCATTTCGAGCCCGGCGATGAATCCACCTTATCGGAAGCTGAACTCGCGGCGACTATTGCTTTAGGCCATACGATATCCAATATCAGCTTCTACGATTCGATTATAGTAGTGAGAAAGGCTGAAAGCCATCGTGAGGCCCCGTATTCACGCGTCCTTACAGGCAGTACGTCGCCCTTGGCGAATATAAAAGATTATTTACATCTTTTACCCTTAAATCAACTTCGGACGATGCTTCTATCAGGTTCAACATTTCAGCGCTTGTCGCTAAATATGCTTGAAGTGATTTCATCTGCCCGAGAAGAATTGGGCTCGAGTAAAGAACATAATCGCCAGCTTGAAGGTAATCTGCAGCAGCTCGAAAGTGCGGTGGAACTTCTTCGTAGCGAAAACGAAAAATATGAAGCCGAGCTGAACAAAAAACAAGTTGAACTAGACGCGGTTAGGTTTGACCTGGAAAAACGCTTAGGTGAAACGAAGGATGTATTGCGCGAGAAACACCGGCTCGAGGAAAGCAACGCACAGATTCGCGATAAGATGGCTGAAATCGAGAGAGACTACGCGGCGAGTGCACAGCAACTAGTAACCTTGCGTGACAGCACACTTTGGAAAATGCTCGACCCTGTAAGATCTGCTATCAATTCGACACCACGCTGGGTAAGGCCCGTAGGTCGCGTTTTCGCGAAGGCCGTTTGGTGGACTGTTACCGGGCAGATCATACGCCGCATGAAAATGTGGCGGGAAAGCCGCATACGACTGCAAAATGCAATGGATCATACGACTACGACGGCGCACCTTTCAACAGACGGTGCAGCGTTCGATTTGCCGGACACGTACACTACATGGCGCTTGTTCAACGACGTAGATAGAAGCACCCTCGTTTGCCAACCGCGGGCGGCTAGGTGCTTCGCTGTACAGCCGCTGTTTAGCGTGCTTGTTCCCGTGTATCGCACGCCAGTCGATGTATTCTCTGCAATGGTAGAGTCTGTACAAAGGCAAACCTACGAAAAGTGGGAGCTGTGCCTTGTGATAGTTGATGAAGATGTAGTCACGAAAGAGCTTATCCAGAAAGCTCGGGATTTCTCGACCAAAGATACAAGGATTAAGCTATACCTCACAAAAGAAAATGCGGGCATTTCAGGTAATTCCAACGCCGCCCTGTCTATAGCTGATGGCGAATGGGCCGTATTGCTCGATCACGACGACCTTCTGACTCCGGATGCTCTTTTTGAATTTGGCAAAGCCATCAATGCCAATCCGGATGCTGGCTTTATTTACTCGGACAAAGATAACATCTCGAGCGACGGAAAGAAGCGGTTTGGCCCCCTGCTTAAACCAAAATGGTCCCCCGAGACCATGCTGAATGCGAATTATCTGACGCATCTATGTGCGATGCGGACCGCAGTTCTCCGAAAAATTGGCGGATGGGACACAGCAACAGACGGGGCGCAGGACTGGGACATTTTTCTACGGGTGATATCTGATGGTGGCACAGTTGTTCACGTGCCGCGGATCCTTTATCATTGGCGATGGCTCGAGACCTCAGTCTCCGCAGGTGGGTTCGACGCGAAGCCTTATGCAGCCAACGGCCAGCTCCGAGCTTTAGACAAATACCTCCCGATCGCAGGCTGGCCTGGAGCTCAGGCGAAGTTTGAGGGAGCGTATATTCGAATCGTGTGGGACAGTGCCAACAATCCCGCGGTGACTGTAATATATGTCAACAACGACAACTTGCGATCTGATTATCGCTTTAAGGGCGTACAGTCGATCTATGTTGATGGCACTCATACCAACCTTGCAAACGCAATAGATGACGCGATCGCAAGCGCAACGAGCGAAGTCATTCTATTGCTGGATTCAAATTTCAGGCCAGAGGATTCTGCCTCTATGCAGGAAATGACGGCTCCCCTAGCTAACCATGCTATCGCCATTGTTGCTGGCAGGGTATTGGACACAGAAGATCGTGTAGTCGACTACGGGTGCTTTATTGAAAACGGCACGGCCTTTCCTGCCTTTAGAGGTGAAAACCGCAACTACTATGGACCTGCGGGGGCGGTTGGGTGGTATCGCAATGCGGCTGCAGCCCCTGGTGGCGCCTTGGCTTTTAGAAAAACTACTTGGTCTAAACTGGGGGGGTTCTCCGCATTCGCAGATTCCGATCGTCCTGATCTGGCGTTTACATTGGCAGCATCTAGTAAAAAGCTTGGGCGCATATTGCTCAATCCGTTTGCCCTCTTTCGTTCCGCGTCTGGCGCGTCAGTATTCGAGAAAAATCCACAAACATCGGGAAACAAGGACTATCTCCGAAGCATGCTCCCTGATGGAGACCAGTATCTCAATCCACAGCTTGAAGCAGCTGAAGTTGGAGCGCCTACGCTCAGGCTCCCAAAGGCGAACATCAAGAAACCTGCCCATGACTTTACGGCCGAGGCACAGGGTGTAGCGGGTTGGTTTGACGCAACAAAACAAGATATTGCAAACTCCATTGCCGCCTGTAATGAGGAGCCCGCTGGGCTCGTGAAACGAGTGATATGGATTATCCCCGAATTCGAGGTTCCGTTCTACGGCGGCATAAATACCATACTGAGAAGTGCCGAACATATGCGCACGCACCACGGTGTAGCTGTAGCCTTTGCCGTGCTGGGCGGCCCATCTGCCGACGTGATGCGGTCACGAATTTCGCGAGCTTTCCCCAATTTGGCAGCAGCGAGCGAGATTTTTAACTTACAAAGCACAGAGGGCGTAGATTTGGGGCATGCCGATGCCGCCATATGCACGCTCTGGACGACAGCTTATGCTCTTCTCCGTTTGAAGAACGTGCGCCGGAAGTTTTATTTCGTTCAAGACTGGGAACCTCTTTTCTATCCTGGTGGAACCCTGAGCCAGGTGGTTGAAGCCACTTACCGATTTGGTTTTCATGCGATCGCCAACACACCATCGCTGGCGGAATCATATATTCAGCTCGGCGGAAGGGGCGATTTCTTCATGCCGTCGGTGGATACTTCCATCTTTCATGCGAACGGCCGACCGGCACGCAAAGAAGGCGAACCTTTTGTTCTCGCAAGCTACACTAGGCCGGGGACGCCTCGGAATTGCTTTGAAGCGTTGACCGAAGGTATGCGTCTTTTGAAACGTTCCTATGGTGACAACATCGAAATTGTGACCGCAGGCGCAAATTGGGATCCTACGCATTTCGGCTTAGGCGGAGTCGTTCGCAATCTTGGCCTCCTGCCATACGAAGAAACCGGGCAACTTTACCGTGCGGTCGATGCTGGTCTGGTCGCGATGGCAAGCCGCCATCCGTCATATCTGCCATTTGAGTGGATGGCTTGTGGTGCCGCCGTGGTGACAAATAGAAATTCGTATACTGAATGGCTATTTCGCGACGGAGAAAACAGCCTGCTCTGCGAGATGACGCGTAGCGACATCTTTGAGACTGTTTCACAGCTCGTTGACAACGTTGAGCTTCGTGACACAATTGCCGATAACGCGTTAGTCGACATCAGAGATAGACATAGCGATTGGTCAATAAGCTGCGAGCGTGTCTTCGAGGTGATCTGCGAAGTCTGCAGTGGAAACGACTAG